A region from the Acomys russatus chromosome 24, mAcoRus1.1, whole genome shotgun sequence genome encodes:
- the Edf1 gene encoding endothelial differentiation-related factor 1 has translation MAESDWDTVTVLRKKGPTAAQAKSKQAILAAQRRGEDVETSKKWAAGQNKQHSITKNTAKLDRETEELHHDRVTLEVGKVIQRGRQSKGLTQKDLATKINEKPQVIADYESGRAIPNNQVLGKIERAIGLKLRGKDIGKPIENGPRAK, from the exons ATGGCCGAGAGTGACTGGGACACCGTGACGGTGCTGCGCAAGAAGGGCCCCACGGCCGCACAGGCCAAGTCTAAGCAG GCCATCTTAGCAGCTCAGAGACGAGGAGAAGATGTGGAGACATCCAAGAAAT GGGCTGCTGGCCAGAACAAGCAGCATTCCATCACCAAGAACACAGCCAAGCTAGACCGGGAGACGGAGGAGCTGCATCACGACAGGGTGACCCTGGAGGTGGGCAAAGTGATTCAGCGGGGCCGGCAGAGCAAGGGCCTGACGCAGAAGGACCTGGCCACG AAAATCAATGAAAAGCCGCAAGTCATCGCAGACTATGAAAGTGGACGGGCCATTCCGAATAACCAGGTTTTGGGCAAAATTGAGAGAGCCATCG GCCTCAAGCTCCGGGGGAAGGACATCGGGAAGCCTATCGAGAACGGCCCGAGGGCGAAATGA